The Streptomyces kanamyceticus genome window below encodes:
- the cas6e gene encoding type I-E CRISPR-associated protein Cas6/Cse3/CasE translates to MTTTAAAARFVATHSVLTLDARHPYAAKSLIDAHDMHRTVMSGFRGWAEDGDADARAQMGVLSTWSVDLKAGALVLVVQSQVPGDWTNIPRSALTDKPRIITVDRTLRTGDTLTFRTVVNPTYSRPTGLPTAERGRGRRAAHTRPDHVKKWFARRLQPESQSRTAPDGVVRIGATADPANLNIRMLPTVSSPGPHQGLRIARAEIRGVLTVTDPAALVDAMTRGIGHARAYGCGLLLTR, encoded by the coding sequence GTGACCACGACCGCCGCCGCAGCCCGCTTCGTCGCCACCCACAGCGTCCTCACCCTCGATGCCCGCCACCCCTACGCAGCCAAGTCCCTCATCGACGCCCATGACATGCACCGCACGGTCATGAGTGGCTTCCGAGGCTGGGCTGAGGACGGCGACGCCGACGCTCGCGCCCAGATGGGCGTGCTTTCCACTTGGTCCGTCGACTTGAAAGCCGGTGCACTCGTCTTGGTCGTCCAGTCCCAGGTTCCAGGGGACTGGACGAATATCCCGCGCTCCGCGCTCACCGACAAGCCGCGCATCATCACGGTCGACCGCACCCTTCGGACCGGAGACACTCTGACCTTTCGCACGGTTGTCAACCCCACCTATAGCCGCCCAACCGGACTGCCTACTGCCGAACGTGGGCGCGGCCGCCGCGCCGCCCACACCCGTCCCGACCACGTCAAGAAGTGGTTCGCCCGCCGTCTCCAACCCGAAAGCCAGTCACGCACCGCCCCTGATGGCGTCGTTCGCATCGGTGCCACCGCAGACCCAGCAAACCTGAACATCCGTATGCTCCCCACGGTGAGCAGCCCTGGCCCTCACCAAGGCCTGCGAATCGCCCGTGCGGAGATCCGCGGCGTGCTCACAGTCACCGACCCCGCAGCCCTAGTCGACGCGATGACTCGGGGTATCGGCCATGCTCGTGCGTACGGCTGCGGCCTCCTACTGACTCGATGA